A genomic window from Ursus arctos isolate Adak ecotype North America unplaced genomic scaffold, UrsArc2.0 scaffold_25, whole genome shotgun sequence includes:
- the VRTN gene encoding vertnin, translated as MTSREQLVQQVLQELQEAVESEGLEGLVGAALEAKQVLSSFALPTCREGGAGPQVLEVDSVALSLYPEDAPRNMLPLACRGEGSLLFEAASVLLWGDVGFSLELRARTVVEMLLHRHYYLQGMIDSKVMLQAVRYSLCSEESPEMTSLPSATLEAIFDADVKATCFPSSFSNVWHLYALASVLQRNIYSIYPMRNLKIRPYFNRVIRPRRCDHVPATLHIMWAGQPLSSHLFRHQYFAPIVGLEEVEVDSAPGPAPAPPALAPLPPPAKTLELLNQEPGLSYSHLCERYSVTKSTFYRWRRQSQEHRQKVAARFSAKHFLQDSFHRGGVVPLQQFLQRFPEISRSTYYAWKQELLGSGTCQALAPTEVQVLGELEQLPEEQVAKGLGCSSLAAASPGMVLMQRAKSYLEHCISLNTLVPYRCFKRRFPGISRSTYYNWRRKALRRNPGFKPAPALSTPGAPQPASVPEEALLPWKGEGGGGAGKVTAGAPPTPHQFLPPKVPLSRWQRRLRRAARKQVLSGHLPFCRFRLRYPSLSPSTFWVWKSLARGWPRGLSKFQMQAPALGKGGLREAEEKQEKEAGRDVTAAMAPPAGTPLHMGASPGEDPGKAQGGPSGEGATAQGRPHSRSLSSRPVAEAAVGGRDGQVLVMDMLATTKFKAQAKLFLQKRFQSKSFPSFKEFSALFPLTARSTYYMWKRALYDGLTLVDG; from the coding sequence ATGACCTCTCGGGAGCAGCTGGTACAGCAGGtgctgcaggagctgcaggaggctgtGGAGTCCGAGGGCCTCGAGGGTCTCGTCGGTGCCGCGCTGGAGGCCAAGCAGGTCCTGTCATCCTTTGCCCTCCCCACCTGCCGGGAGGGGGGCGCCGGCCCCCAGGTGCTGGAGGTGGACTCGGTGGCCCTGAGCCTGTACCCAGAGGACGCTCCCCGGAACATGCTGCCGCTGGCGTGCAGGGGCGAGGGCAGCCTGCTGTTCGAGGCGGCCAGCGTGCTGCTGTGGGGGGACGTGGGCTTCAGCCTGGAGCTGCGGGCCCGCACGGTGGTGGAGATGCTGCTGCACCGGCACTACTACCTGCAGGGCATGATCGACTCCAAGGTGATGCTGCAGGCCGTGCGCTACTCACTGTGCTCTGAGGAGTCCCCGGAGATGACCAGCCTGCCGTCCGCCACGCTGGAAGCCATCTTCGACGCAGACGTCAAGGCCACTTGCTTCCCCAGCAGCTTCTCCAACGTGTGGCACTTGTATGCGCTCGCGTCTGTCCTCCAGCGCAACATCTACTCCATCTACCCCATGCGCAACCTCAAGATCCGGCCCTACTTCAACCGCGTCATCCGGCCTCGCCGCTGCGACCACGTGCCCGCCACGCTGCACATCATGTGGGCCGGCCAGCCTCTCAGCAGCCACCTCTTCCGCCACCAGTACTTTGCCCCCATcgtggggctggaggaggtggaggtggaCAGCGCTCCCGGTCCGGCCCCCGCTCCTCCGGCCCTGGCCCCGCTGCCGCCACCGGCCAAGACCCTGGAGCTGCTCAACCAGGAACCGGGCCTCAGCTACTCCCACCTGTGCGAGCGCTACAGTGTCACCAAGAGCACCTTCTACCGCTGGCGGCGGCAGTCCCAGGAGCATCGGCAGAAGGTGGCTGCCCGCTTCTCGGCTAAGCACTTCCTGCAGGACAGCTTCCACCGGGGCGGCGTCGTGCCGCTGCAGCAGTTCCTCCAGAGGTTCCCCGAGATCTCCCGCTCCACCTATTACGCCTGGAAGCAAGAGCTCCTGGGCTCCGGCACCTGCCAGGCCCTGGCCCCCACGGAGGTGCAGGTGCTGGGGGAGCTGGAGCAGCTGCCAGAAGAGCAGGTGGCCAAGGGGCTGGGGTGCTCCTCGCTGGCCGCCGCGAGCCCCGGCATGGTCTTGATGCAGCGGGCCAAGTCGTACCTGGAGCACTGCATCTCCCTGAACACGCTGGTCCCCTATCGTTGCTTCAAACGCAGGTTCCCCGGCATCTCCCGGTCCACCTACTACAACTGGCGCCGGAAGGCCCTCCGGAGGAACCCCGGCTTCAAGCCGGCACCAGCCCTCTCCACGCCCGGGGCTCCCCAGCCGGCGTCTGTTCCGGAAGAGGCGCTGCTCCCTTGGAAGGGcgaagggggagggggggcaggcaAAGTGACGGCAGGGGCACCGCCCACCCCCCACCAGTTCCTGCCCCCCAAGGTGCCCCTGTCCCGTTGGCAGAGGCGCCTGCGCAGGGCTGCCCGCAAGCAGGTGCTCAGCGGGCATCTCCCCTTCTGCCGCTTCCGCCTCCGCTACCCCAGCCTGTCGCCCTCCACCTTCTGGGTCTGGAAGAGTCTTGCCCGGGGCTGGCCCAGAGGCCTGTCGAAATTCCAGATGCAGGCCCCCGCCTTGGGCAAAGGGGGGCTACGGGAAGCCgaagagaagcaggagaaggaagcTGGCAGGGATGTGACAGCTGCGATGGCCCCTCCTGCTGGGACCCCCCTGCACATGGGGGCTTCTCCAGGAGAGGATCCAGGGAAGGCCCAGGGAGGGCCTTCTGGAGAGGGGGCCACGGCCCAGGGCCGGCCCCACAGCAGGTCCCTGTCCAGCCGCCCTGTGGCGGAGGCAGCCGTGGGTGGCAGGGACGGCCAGGTGCTGGTGATGGACATGCTCGCCACCACGAAGTTCAAGGCCCAGGCCAAGCTGTTCTTGCAGAAGCGCTTCCAGTCGAAGAGCTTCCCCTCCTTCAAGGAGTTCAGCGCCCTCTTCCCCCTCACCGCCCGCTCTACCTACTACATGTGGAAGCGCGCGCTCTATGACGGCCTCACCCTCGTGGATGGCTGA